In one Euleptes europaea isolate rEulEur1 chromosome 12, rEulEur1.hap1, whole genome shotgun sequence genomic region, the following are encoded:
- the HMGB1 gene encoding high mobility group protein B1, which yields MGKGDPKKPRGKMSSYAYFVQTCREEHKKKHPDASVNFSEFSKKCSERWKTMSAKEKGKFEDMAKADKVRYEREMKTYIPPKGESKKKFKDPNAPKRPPSAFFLFCSEFRPKIKGEHPGLSIGDVAKKLGEMWNNTSSDDKQPYERKASKLKEKYEKDVAAYRAKGKPDVAKKIAPKPEKSKKKKEEDDDDDEDDEEDEEDEEEEEEEEEEDDE from the exons ATGGGCAAAGGGGATCCTAAAAAGCCAAGAGGCAAAATGTCCTCATATGCCTACTTTGTGCAGACTTGCCGGGAAGAGCACAAGAAGAAACATCCAGATGCTTCTGTGAATTTTTCAGAGTTCTCAAAAAAATGTTCAGAAAGGTGGAAG ACTATGTCTGCTAAAGAGAAGGGAAAGTTTGAAGATATGGCAAAAGCTGACAAGGTTCGTTATGAAAGGGAAATGAAAACTTATATACCACCTAAAGGAGAATCAAAAAAGAAGTTCAAGGACCCAAATGCGCCAAAGAGGCCTCC CTCAGCATTTTTCTTGTTCTGCTCTGAGTTTCGTCCAAAAATCAAAGGAGAACATCCTGGTCTTTCTATTGGGGATGTTGCAAAGAAACTTGGGGAGATGTGGAATAATACTTCTTCAGATGATAAGCAACCCTATGAAAGGAAGGCTTCTAAACTGAAGGAGAAGTATGAAAAG GATGTTGCTGCCTACAGGGCTAAAGGAAAGCCTGATGTAGCAAAAAAGATAGCTCCTAAGCCTgagaagagcaagaagaagaaggaagaagatgatgatgatgatgaagatgacgaggaagatgaagaggatgaagaagaggaggaggaggaagaagaagaggatgatGAATGA